The Aliiroseovarius sp. F47248L DNA segment GCCGAACAGGTAGGCGAGCGGCGCGAAATATGTGGGCAGAAGGCAAAGCAGGACGAAGAGGGCGATGGTCTCGGTGCCCTCCAGCAGCCCGTTTGAGTAATACAGGGACTTCACGCCTTGCGCGCGGGTGGCCATGCCTTTTCTCTCGGCGAAGATTGCATAGCCCAGAAAGCTCGCGCCGTTCACATAGAAGGACAACAGCAGGAACGCACCTGCGACCCCGTTGGCCGCCGGATCAAACAGCACGAACCCGAAGGGCACCGCACCGTAGAAAAAGAAATCCGACGCGATATCGAGGTAACCGCCGAAGTCGGTTTTGTGCGTTGCGCGCGCCACTGCGCCGTCCAGCCCATCGGCCAGCCGGGACAGCAGGATTAGACACAAACCCACCAGAAAAGCGCCCAAAGCAATCGACACAGCCGCCGCCAACCCGAAGGCCAAGCCCGTCAGCGTCACCGCATTTGCGCCAACCCCCAGCCGCGCCAAACCGCGCCCGGCCACGTTCAGTGGCGGGTCAATCAGTTTGCGTGCATGTGCGTCCAACATCGTCGAACCTTTCCCTTTCCCCTTGCCCTGTGGTCGGGCATTTTTGCCATTTGGCCCGGATGCGGCCCCTTCGTCCATCCGGCAAACGCAATCGTGAGCATTCGTCAGCAATCGGTGTTTCCACACGCCCCCCTTGCACCTGCCCCCGCTTTCGCGTTCTGTGGACCCATCATCCACATGACGAGGTTCCGATGTCCCCCTCTTCCCCGCACAAGACGCGCATTGGTTTGAATGGTTTTGGCCGCATTGGCCGGTCGATCCTTCGCATCCTGTCTGCCGCGCCGTCGGAGTTCGAGGTCGCGTTCATCAATGATATCGAATCCTTGGACACCTGCGCTTATCTGTTCAAATACGACAGCGTGTTTGGTCCTTTTCCTGGGCAGGTCGACGCGGTGAAGGATGGGCTGTCGATCAACGGCACGGTGATCCCGTTTCACGGGCTTTCCGACATCAGCACAATGGATTTGTCAGAGGTGGATGTGGTGCTGGAATGCACTGGTATGGCGGGCAAACGCGCGGTGGCAGAGCGTGGACTTCAAGCCGGGGCGCGCAATGTGTTGATTTCCGGCCCGTCGAACGAGGCGGACGTGACCATCGTACTGGGGGCTAATGACGAAGTGTTGGCGGGTCAGAAGATCGTGTCGAACGCATCCTGCACCACCAATGCTCTGGCACCTTTGTTGAAGCTGTTGGATGACGAATTGGGCGTGATTGGCGGACATATGACCACGGTGCATTGTTACACCGGCAGTCAGCCGACAGTGGACAAGCCGCGCGCCGAACCAGCGCGGTCGCGGGCGGCGGCCTTGTCGATGGTGCCAACCACCACCAGCGCGCACGAATTGGTGGGCGAAGTGCTGCCGCATCTGGTGGGCCGTATCGAAGCGCGTGCGATCCGCGTGCCGACCGCCAGTGTCTCGGCGATTGATTTGACGGTGCGCACCCGACGCGACGTGACGGTCGACGAGGCGCGCGCGGTTCTGAAAGCCGCCGCCACCGGGAAAGTTCTGGGCTGGACCGAGGAGCCGTTGGTGTCCAGCGACCTTCGAATGCGACCCGAAAGCCTTGTATTGTCAGGGCCGGAAACATCGGTGTCGCAAGGCGGGATGCTTCGCGTTTTTGGCTGGTATGACAATGAATGGGGCTTTTCGCATCGGATGCTGGATGTGGCGCGAATGATCGTGCGGGGCTCTGCTGCCTAGAAAGGACGTTGCATGGAACGCATAGGGTTCATTGGCACGGGCGAAATTGCGGCGGCGATGGTGGCCGGTCTGACCGGGCGTGGGCATCAGATCTCTGTATCCGAACGGAACGGTGCAATGGCCGCGGCGTTGGCCGCACAGTTCAGCGATGTAACCATCGCGACCAATGAACAGGTCGTCTCTGACAGTGATACCGTCTTTCTGTGTCTGCTGGCTGACGTGGCGCGAGAGGTTTTGCCTGATCTGCCCTTCCGCGACGATCAGCGGGTGATTTCGGTGATGGTTGATGTTGCGCTGGCCGAACTAAGGACGCTCTGCGCCCCGGTGAACGAGATCGCGATTACGATCCCTCTGCCGTCTATTGCTGTGGGTGGTTCGGCCTTGCCTGTTTATCCTGACAGCATGGCGTTGCGGTCGTTGTTTGGGGATACCGATATGATCATTCCCTGTGGCTCCGAAGACGCGTTGAACGCCCATTTTGCGGCCACGGCGCTGGCCTCGCCGATCCTTGACCAGATGTGCGAAGGGGCGCGATGGTTGGCGGCTTTGACCGGCGACCAGACAGCATCCGAGCAATATGTGGTGACGGTGTTTGCAGGCTTCCTGCGCAGCATGATCGAGAACCCGGAAACGTCATTTGAAGATCTGCTGGACAGTTTGGCGACCGAGGGCGGGTTGAACGCAACTTTGCGCACCCATATGCGCGACACCGGCGCGGTTGACGCGCTAAGCGAGGGGCTGGACGCGTTGAAACCGCGCCTTCGTCTGGCGGATTAGACCCACATAAGGATTTTCAAACATGAAAACGGGTCGGCGGGAGAAACCGACCCGTTTTTGTGTATTCCATCCCCAGCGTTGTGCGGCCCACCGGCACCGGCATTGCCGGTGACACCCCCGCAGCGCAGGTTACTGGAACACGCTACCATCATCGTCCAGCGCAATCTGGGCGACCGTATCATGGTGAAGCAGGTCCTCGATCTGGCGTGAGGTCAGATCCGCGACGAGCAGTTGGATTTCGGCCATGTTGTCATCGACCATGACGCCGTTCTTGTTCAGGTGATCCATCAGAAGATCGCAATCATCGTTGCAGGTGATCAGCACGGGATGAGAGTTCCTGGTCAAGCTTTCCATGCGGTCTTTCAGTTTCGGGTCCAGTTTTTGCATAGTCGCACCTCGGTTCATCAGATCGGTTGTCGGGTTGTCATCATCTGGTCTTGGGTTTGTCTCTGGTGCGAACTGAGGAACCAGTTTGGGGATTGGAAAGGAACAGGTGATAAAATGGCTTTCACCAAACTGGCTACTCAGAACGCCCTTTCAATATGACTCAATCGCATAAACGTGGCGAAAGGGCGGCGTGAATGTTGCGTTATTTAAGGTGAATTTTGGGCAGATTTG contains these protein-coding regions:
- a CDS encoding CDP-alcohol phosphatidyltransferase family protein, with translation MLDAHARKLIDPPLNVAGRGLARLGVGANAVTLTGLAFGLAAAVSIALGAFLVGLCLILLSRLADGLDGAVARATHKTDFGGYLDIASDFFFYGAVPFGFVLFDPAANGVAGAFLLLSFYVNGASFLGYAIFAERKGMATRAQGVKSLYYSNGLLEGTETIALFVLLCLLPTYFAPLAYLFGALCFATATLRVWGAYQAFAESPSDLKEIL
- a CDS encoding NAD(P)-binding domain-containing protein yields the protein MERIGFIGTGEIAAAMVAGLTGRGHQISVSERNGAMAAALAAQFSDVTIATNEQVVSDSDTVFLCLLADVAREVLPDLPFRDDQRVISVMVDVALAELRTLCAPVNEIAITIPLPSIAVGGSALPVYPDSMALRSLFGDTDMIIPCGSEDALNAHFAATALASPILDQMCEGARWLAALTGDQTASEQYVVTVFAGFLRSMIENPETSFEDLLDSLATEGGLNATLRTHMRDTGAVDALSEGLDALKPRLRLAD
- a CDS encoding glyceraldehyde 3-phosphate dehydrogenase NAD-binding domain-containing protein, which gives rise to MSPSSPHKTRIGLNGFGRIGRSILRILSAAPSEFEVAFINDIESLDTCAYLFKYDSVFGPFPGQVDAVKDGLSINGTVIPFHGLSDISTMDLSEVDVVLECTGMAGKRAVAERGLQAGARNVLISGPSNEADVTIVLGANDEVLAGQKIVSNASCTTNALAPLLKLLDDELGVIGGHMTTVHCYTGSQPTVDKPRAEPARSRAAALSMVPTTTSAHELVGEVLPHLVGRIEARAIRVPTASVSAIDLTVRTRRDVTVDEARAVLKAAATGKVLGWTEEPLVSSDLRMRPESLVLSGPETSVSQGGMLRVFGWYDNEWGFSHRMLDVARMIVRGSAA